One Thioclava electrotropha DNA segment encodes these proteins:
- a CDS encoding cytochrome c-type biogenesis protein yields MLRKNFFALALMLSALLSIGPALAVQPDEILKDPALEARAREISRVLRCPVCQGENIDDSNAEVSRDLRLLVRERLQAGDTNSQVIDYITARYGEYVLFEPEKRGANLLLWYLGPGALIVALIGGFFYVRSRRAASEGPAQPDLSDDERKRLNELMGE; encoded by the coding sequence ATGCTCAGGAAAAACTTCTTTGCCTTGGCGTTGATGCTTTCGGCGCTCCTCTCGATCGGGCCTGCGCTTGCGGTGCAGCCCGACGAGATCCTGAAGGACCCGGCGCTCGAGGCGCGGGCGCGCGAAATCTCCAGAGTACTGCGCTGCCCGGTCTGTCAGGGTGAGAATATCGACGACTCCAATGCCGAAGTATCGCGGGATCTGCGGCTGCTGGTGCGCGAGCGTTTGCAGGCGGGCGACACCAATAGCCAGGTGATCGACTACATCACTGCCCGCTATGGCGAATATGTCCTGTTCGAGCCGGAGAAGCGCGGGGCGAACCTGCTGCTGTGGTATCTCGGCCCCGGGGCTTTGATCGTCGCATTGATCGGCGGGTTCTTCTATGTCCGCTCGCGCCGTGCCGCGTCCGAGGGCCCGGCTCAGCCCGATCTCTCTGACGACGAACGCAAGCGGCTGAATGAGCTGATGGGCGAGTAG
- a CDS encoding heme lyase CcmF/NrfE family subunit yields MINELGHFALILAFAVAIVQAIVPIVGAQKGWRGWMAVGEPAATAQFLLIAVSFAALTHAFVVSDFSLKLVWANSHTDKPMLYKITGVWGNHEGSMLLWVLILSLFGAAAAVFGGALPPRLRARVLSVQAWIGVAFLGFIIFTSNPFLRLAEPPFNGEGMNPLLQDPGLAFHPPFLYLGYVGLSMSFSFAVAALIEGRVDATWARWVRPWTLAAWIFLTIGIALGSWWAYYELGWGGFWFWDPVENASFMPWLLAAALLHSAIVVEKREALKSWTILLSIMAFGFSLIGTFIVRSGVITSVHSFASDPQRGIFILGILALFVGGALTLYAFRATSMQAKGVFSMLSRETALVINNILLAVAALVVFVGTVWPLVAEMFFGRKLSVGAPFFDQAFTPFMVILALILPIGAMMPWKRARLGRVVKPLIPAFVLALAVGGLAWAVESGNSLLALVAVFLGSWLVFGAMTELWQRSARNFGRLKRLPRADWGKATAHAGLGITFIGIGLLTAGQIEDIRVAKIGEPFTVDGYQITLQKVEQVKGPNYTSSTGTMTVEKDGKLIGTMHPEKRVYPVQRMPTTEAAIHTTPLGDIYLVLGDPQDQGGYAVRTYIKPFADWIWAGAIIMALGGLLSLSDRRYRVAAGARKSRAAPSQASPAE; encoded by the coding sequence ATGATCAACGAACTCGGGCATTTTGCCCTGATTCTCGCCTTTGCGGTGGCCATCGTGCAGGCCATCGTGCCCATCGTCGGCGCGCAAAAAGGCTGGCGCGGCTGGATGGCGGTCGGCGAACCCGCAGCGACAGCGCAGTTTTTGCTCATCGCGGTGAGCTTCGCGGCGCTGACCCACGCCTTCGTCGTGTCGGACTTCTCGCTGAAGCTGGTCTGGGCGAACTCCCATACCGACAAGCCGATGCTCTACAAGATCACCGGCGTGTGGGGGAATCACGAAGGCTCGATGCTTCTGTGGGTGTTGATCCTGTCGCTCTTCGGGGCGGCGGCGGCCGTGTTCGGTGGCGCTCTGCCGCCGCGACTGCGCGCCCGCGTGCTGAGCGTTCAGGCCTGGATCGGCGTGGCCTTCCTCGGCTTCATCATCTTCACCTCCAACCCGTTCCTGCGTCTCGCAGAGCCGCCGTTCAACGGCGAGGGGATGAACCCGCTGCTGCAAGACCCGGGCTTGGCTTTCCACCCGCCCTTCCTCTATCTCGGTTATGTCGGTCTCTCGATGTCGTTCTCCTTCGCGGTGGCGGCGCTGATCGAGGGCCGGGTCGACGCGACCTGGGCGCGCTGGGTGCGGCCGTGGACGCTGGCGGCCTGGATCTTCCTGACCATCGGCATCGCGCTGGGCTCGTGGTGGGCCTATTACGAGCTTGGCTGGGGTGGTTTCTGGTTCTGGGACCCGGTGGAGAACGCCTCCTTCATGCCGTGGCTCTTGGCCGCCGCGCTGCTGCACTCGGCCATCGTGGTCGAGAAGCGCGAGGCGCTGAAGTCGTGGACCATCCTTCTGTCGATCATGGCCTTCGGTTTCTCGCTGATCGGCACCTTCATCGTGCGTTCGGGCGTGATCACCTCGGTGCATAGCTTCGCCTCCGACCCGCAGCGCGGCATCTTCATCCTCGGCATTCTCGCGCTCTTCGTGGGCGGGGCGCTGACGCTCTATGCGTTCCGCGCGACCTCGATGCAGGCCAAGGGCGTGTTCTCGATGCTGTCGCGGGAAACCGCGCTGGTGATCAACAACATCCTGCTGGCCGTCGCGGCGCTCGTGGTCTTCGTGGGCACGGTCTGGCCGCTGGTCGCGGAGATGTTCTTCGGCCGCAAGCTGTCGGTCGGTGCGCCGTTCTTCGATCAGGCCTTCACCCCGTTCATGGTGATCCTCGCCCTGATCCTGCCGATCGGCGCGATGATGCCGTGGAAACGCGCGCGTCTCGGTCGCGTGGTGAAGCCGCTGATCCCGGCATTCGTGCTGGCGCTGGCCGTGGGCGGCCTCGCCTGGGCTGTCGAGAGCGGCAATTCGCTGCTCGCCCTCGTCGCGGTGTTCCTGGGCAGCTGGCTGGTCTTCGGGGCCATGACCGAGCTGTGGCAGCGGTCGGCGCGCAATTTCGGACGCCTCAAGCGCCTGCCGCGCGCCGATTGGGGCAAGGCCACCGCCCATGCGGGCCTCGGCATCACCTTCATCGGGATCGGTCTTCTGACCGCGGGCCAGATCGAGGATATCCGCGTCGCCAAGATCGGCGAGCCCTTCACCGTGGACGGCTACCAGATCACGCTTCAGAAGGTCGAACAGGTCAAAGGTCCGAACTACACCTCCTCCACCGGCACGATGACGGTCGAGAAGGACGGCAAGCTGATCGGCACCATGCATCCCGAGAAGCGCGTCTATCCGGTGCAGCGGATGCCGACGACCGAAGCCGCGATCCACACCACGCCGCTGGGCGATATCTACCTCGTGCTCGGCGATCCGCAGGATCAGGGCGGCTACGCGGTGCGCACCTATATCAAGCCCTTCGCGGACTGGATCTGGGCGGGCGCGATCATCATGGCGTTGGGCGGGCTGCTGAGCCTGTCGGATCGCCGCTACCGTGTGGCAGCGGGGGCGCGCAAATCGCGCGCCGCCCCGTCGCAAGCGTCTCCGGCGGAGTAA